AAGGACTTTTCGGGTGACACTAAGATGTTTTTGCCACTTACCTTTAGGAATTTTGTCTGCTTTGGTCGCAACGATCATACACGGGATGTCAAAGTGCTTTAAAAAGTCGTACATCATAATGTCATCCTTTGTCGGCGGGTGCCTCAGGTCAACGATCATGATTACGGCTTTTAATGGCGCTCTATCTGTCATGTAGGTTTCAATCATTTTGCCCCATGCTGCGCGTTCTGTTTTAGATACTTTCGCGTAACCGTAGCCAGGAACGTCTACAAAGTAGAGTGCTTCATTTAAAAGGTAAAAGTTCAGCGTCTGGGTTTTCCCCGGTTTTGAGGAGATACGCGCGAGCGCTTTACGGTTGATCATTTTGTTAATAAAAGATGATTTCCCGACATTGGATCTGCCCGCTAATGCAAACTCGGGCAGACCTCCTTCAGGATATTGTTCAGGCTTTACAGCACTGATGACGATTTCTGATTGTGTTATTTTCATTGTTTTTCACCTGCCAGCGCAATTTCAAGGACTTCATCTACATGAGATACCGGGATAAATGTAAGTTCAGCACGTACACTTTCCGGGATGTCATCTATATCGCGCTCGTTATCTTTTGGAATAATTATTGTCGTAAGACCTGCTCTGTGTGCACTTAAGGATTTTTCTTTCAGTCCGCCGATCGGCAGTACTCTTCCTCTGAGCGTTACTTCGCCGGTCATACCGATTTCTTTTTTAATTGGACGTTCAGTTAGTGCTGATACAAGCGCAGTAACGATTGTAATACCTGCTGAAGGTCCATCTTTTGGTACTGCTCCCTCTGGAACATGTATATGAATGTCATGCTTCTCATGGAAGTTTTCCTCAAGCTTCAATTGTTCTGCTCTTGATCTGACAAATGAAAATGCAGTTTGCGCAGACTCCTTCATTACATCACCAAGCTTACCAGTCAGTACGAGCTTACCTTTACCCGGTGAGAGCGATACTTCAATTTGAAGTGTATCCCCGCCTACAGTCGTATAAGCGAGACCGGTTGCAACACCAATCTGATCTTCTTCCTCAGCCTGACCGTAGCGGAACTTTTTCTTGCCCAGGAATTCAGCAAGACTCTTTGATGTGACTACAACTTTTTTCTTTTCTTCCCCGACGATCATTTTAGCTGCTTTTCTGCAAACCGTTGCCAATTGACGTTCGAGACTTCTGACCCCGGCTTCACGTGTATGGTAGCGGACGATGTCTTTAATCGCTTCATCTCTGACCTGTAGCTGTGATTTTGACAGTCCATTTTCTTTGATCTGTTTTGGAAGGAGATGATTTTTAGCAATATTGATCTTTTCAATTTCAGTGTAGCCTGCAATTGTAATGATTTCCATACGGTCACGAAGAGGGCCAGGAATAGTCGAAAGATTATTTGCAGTCGCTATGAACATAACCTTTGAAAGATCATAGGGCTCTTCAATAAAGTGATCACTGAATGAATTATTCTGTTCCGGATCCAGCACTTCAAGCATTGCTGATGAAGGATCGCCTCTGAAATCATTGGACATTTTATCAATCTCATCAAGGAGGAATACAGGATTTACGGTACCCGCTTTTTTCATCCCCTGAATAATACGACCCGGCATAGCACCGACATACGTTCTTCTGTGGCCACGGATTTCTGATTCGTCTCTTACCCCGCCAAGTGAGGCACGGACAAACTTCCGCCCCACTGATTCAGCGATTGAACGCGCCAGGCTTGTTTTACCTACTCCAGGAGGACCTGCAAGACAAAGAATCGGACCTTTTAGAGATTTAGTCAGCTGCTGAACAGCCAGGTATTCGAGTACACGCTCTTTCACCTTTTCAAGTCCGTAATGGTCACGGTCAAGAATTTTCTCAGCTTTTTTAATGTCAAGGTCATCTTTCGTGGACTGTGACCATGGCACTGTAATGAGCCATTCAATATAGTTACGGATTACTGAGCTCTCTGCAGAGGTTGCAGGAACTTTTTCATAGCGGTCGAGTTCTTTTCTGGCAATTTTTTCAATGGATTCAGGCATTTGAGCCTGACGGATTCGCTTGGCAAGATCAGAAATCTCGCCTGTTTTACCATCTTTATCACCAAGTTCTTTTTGAATTGCTTTCATCTGTTCCCGGAGATAGTATTCTTTTTGTGTTCTCTCCATTGATTTCTTCACACGCTGACCAATTTTCTTTTCAAGACTCAACACTTCTTTTTCATTGTTGATTGTCTCGATCAGCACTGTAATTCTTTTTTTAATATCAGTTGTATCAAGAATTTCCTGCTTCATTTTAAGTTTCAGCGGCAAGTGAGATGCAACGATATCTGCAAGCCGGCCAGGCTCTTCAATGTCGAGTACGGTATTTAGCGTCTCTTTTGACACTTTTTTAGAAAGCGCAATATATTGTTCAAAGTAATCAGTCAGTGTACGCATAAGCGCTTCAAACTCAGGAGACTTTTCAGGATCGTCCGGGTGTGACTCAACTTCCACTGTAAAAAAAGGATCATTTTCTACAAAAGAAGTAATCTTACCACGTTCAATTCCTTCAACAAGTACTCTGATGGTTCCGTTTGGTAATTTGAGCATCTGCTTTACTTTCGTCAGTGTACCCATTTCAGCAAGATCATCCTGCTCCGGCTGATCGATCGCCATATCTTTTTGAGTTGAGAGGAAAATCATATGGTCATCCATCATTGCTTTTTCCAGTGCCTGAATTGACCTCTCACGACCAACATCTATATGCAACACCATCGTCGGGTATACGAGCAGTCCGCGCAGCGGTAAGAGCGGCAGTGTCTTTGTATTATTTTTAGCCATATGTAACACCTCCAGGTTAATTCCAAAAACCGTTTTTGCGTTTATTATTACTTTACCCCTTACATCAGTAAAACATCCAGCAAAGCGTAAACTTTTAAAAGAATACCCTATGCATTTTAAGGAGATAAAAAAAGCTGACTCGATATGATGAGCCAGCTTTTGTCTTAGACTTTAAGCAGATGTTTTTTCTTCATCATCCAGATC
This region of Jeotgalibacillus malaysiensis genomic DNA includes:
- a CDS encoding GTP-binding protein YsxC, which gives rise to MKITQSEIVISAVKPEQYPEGGLPEFALAGRSNVGKSSFINKMINRKALARISSKPGKTQTLNFYLLNEALYFVDVPGYGYAKVSKTERAAWGKMIETYMTDRAPLKAVIMIVDLRHPPTKDDIMMYDFLKHFDIPCMIVATKADKIPKGKWQKHLSVTRKVLEIAEGDELIMFSSETGLGKDNAWHFIERKMKE
- a CDS encoding peptidase; translation: MAKNNTKTLPLLPLRGLLVYPTMVLHIDVGRERSIQALEKAMMDDHMIFLSTQKDMAIDQPEQDDLAEMGTLTKVKQMLKLPNGTIRVLVEGIERGKITSFVENDPFFTVEVESHPDDPEKSPEFEALMRTLTDYFEQYIALSKKVSKETLNTVLDIEEPGRLADIVASHLPLKLKMKQEILDTTDIKKRITVLIETINNEKEVLSLEKKIGQRVKKSMERTQKEYYLREQMKAIQKELGDKDGKTGEISDLAKRIRQAQMPESIEKIARKELDRYEKVPATSAESSVIRNYIEWLITVPWSQSTKDDLDIKKAEKILDRDHYGLEKVKERVLEYLAVQQLTKSLKGPILCLAGPPGVGKTSLARSIAESVGRKFVRASLGGVRDESEIRGHRRTYVGAMPGRIIQGMKKAGTVNPVFLLDEIDKMSNDFRGDPSSAMLEVLDPEQNNSFSDHFIEEPYDLSKVMFIATANNLSTIPGPLRDRMEIITIAGYTEIEKINIAKNHLLPKQIKENGLSKSQLQVRDEAIKDIVRYHTREAGVRSLERQLATVCRKAAKMIVGEEKKKVVVTSKSLAEFLGKKKFRYGQAEEEDQIGVATGLAYTTVGGDTLQIEVSLSPGKGKLVLTGKLGDVMKESAQTAFSFVRSRAEQLKLEENFHEKHDIHIHVPEGAVPKDGPSAGITIVTALVSALTERPIKKEIGMTGEVTLRGRVLPIGGLKEKSLSAHRAGLTTIIIPKDNERDIDDIPESVRAELTFIPVSHVDEVLEIALAGEKQ